One stretch of Chiroxiphia lanceolata isolate bChiLan1 chromosome 1, bChiLan1.pri, whole genome shotgun sequence DNA includes these proteins:
- the FAM83A gene encoding protein FAM83A, whose amino-acid sequence MMQSPNKDDCTACPTHMHGAYPADRLLRQRAMANHSRHMGKIRKRLEDIKSQSPKVTKVDFSHNESIRLATDAFLDGGTDSYLETLSKEGEVDFLSSVEAQYIKDNARESYYAQESSAADGAAVPKQNDAGSLPSGTYFPTISDCSEPALLHTWITAEKPYMKEKSTATVYFQTEKNSNIRDIIRRYINKTTQVLAIVMDVFTDTEILCDLLEAANKRMVFVYLLLDHGSINLFSEMCDKLQITEDLFKNISVRSVTGEVYCAKSGRKFSGQIKEKFLISDWRYVLSGSYSFTWLCGQVHRNLLSKFTGQVVELFDEEFRHLYALSKPVRGPKSPPRSLPFLFSRSWAAPRSLPYSDEGSANTLSDAFSSLSAGSTHQTKQTPRTLIFNSNFAPQSPLHRVNSFHSYVSFTPPPPQKAIQANYYQPHYMAENSPVPYNNMNVYRPIRLRQEEPNRTGLSSSWRCLHKANLFA is encoded by the exons ATGATGCAGTCCCCAAACAAGGATGATTGCACTGCCTGTCCCACACATATGCATGGTGCCTACCCGGCAGATCGGCTGCTGCGACAACGAGCCATGGCCAACCACTCCAGACACATGGGCAAGATAAGGAAAAGGCTGGAGGACATCAAGAGCCAGTCCCCAAAGGTAACCAAAGTGGATTTCAGCCACAACGAAAGCATACGGTTGGCCACCGACGCCTTCCTGGATGGTGGGACAGACTCTTACCTCGAAACTTTAAGCAAAGAGGGTGAGGTGGATTTCCTCTCTTCCGTGGAAGCTCAGTACATCAAGGATAATGCCAGGGAGTCCTATTATGCACAGGAGTCCTCAGCTGCCGACGGGGCGGCTGTGCCAAAGCAGAACGATGCCGGGTCACTGCCTTCAGGGACCTACTTCCCCACCATTTCTGACTGCAGTGAGCCGGCTCTGCTGCACACATGGATTACAGCGGAGAAGCCCTATATGAAGGAGAAATCCACTGCCACTGTGTATTTCCAAACAGAGAAGAACAGCAACATTAGAGACATCATACGCCGGTACATCAACAAGACCACTCAG gtgCTGGCTATCGTGATGGATGTGTTCACAGACACTGAGATCCTTTGTGACCTCCTGGAGGCAGCTAACAAGCGCATGGTGTTTGTCTACCTGTTGCTCGATCATGGCAGTATAAATCTCTTCTCAGAGATGTGTGACAAGTTGCAAATTACTGAGGATCTCTTCAAG aatatttcagtcCGCAGTGTTACTGGAGAGGTTTACTGTGCCAAATCAGGCAGGAAATTTTCTggacaaataaaagaaaaatttcttatCTCTGACTGGAGATATGTGCTCTCTGGATCTTACAG CTTCACGTGGTTGTGTGGGCAGGTTCACCGCAACCTCCTCTCCAAGTTCACAGGTCAAGTTGTGGAGCTGTTTGATGAGGAGTTCCGGCACCTCTACGCGCTCTCCAAGCCGGTGAGGGGCCCGAAGTCCCCCCCGCgctccctgcccttcctgttCAGCCGGAGCTGGGCCGCTCCGCGCAGCCTCCCCTACAGTGACGAGGGAAGCGCCAACACTCTTTCCGATGCCTTCAGCAGCCTCTCAGCTGGCAGCACCCACCAGACCAAGCAGACCCCACGAACTCTCATATTCAACAGCAACTTCGCCCCCCAGTCACCTCTCCATCGAGTTAATTCCTTCCACAGCTACGTCTCCTTCACACCCCCCCCTCCACAGAAGGCCATCCAGGCTAACTACTACCAGCCGCACTACATGGCCGAAAACTCCCCAGTTCCGTATAACAACATGAACGTTTACAGACCTATAAGACTTAGGCAAGAGGAACCGAACAGGACAGGGTTAAGCTCATCCTGGAGATGCCTCCACAAAGCTAACCTGTTTGCATAA
- the TBC1D31 gene encoding TBC1 domain family member 31 isoform X3, whose protein sequence is MQACTALAFNLHRKTEFLVALADYSVKCFDTETKELVSWMRGHDSSVSSISVHGSGRYAITTSTDTAQLWDLDTFQRIRKLNVHQSVGIQKVFFLPLSNTILSCFKDNSVFAWEFDTLHCKYQLPSPVEGSLLLYKVFAVTRDGRTFVAGGKSNRLHLWCLESKRLIKIIQMPEKVRAVRHLEFLPDSFDGGSNQVLGVLSQDNIMRFINIETCKLLFDIGSPEEGISTAAISPNGRYIASVMENGSLNLYSVQALTQEGNKPPPSMFKVVQDGSKSTSETNKLIMKVTPGRSEGSWKSRGSKIQTRLLKLQGNASLENKENELPGGLNKKRLRALLKGFGEYPAKYRMFVWRSLLQLPENHPAFSSLIDKGTHSAFVNIHNKYPIKSRKLLRVLQRTLSALAHWSAIFAETPYIPLLAFPFVKLFQNNPLICFEVVATVVVNFCQHWFEYFPNPPVNVLSMMENVLAHHDKELLQHLIKYNVTSQVYAWPLLETLLSEVLTREEWLKVFDNIFSNHPSYFLMIVVAYIICSRAPLLQCNQAADFEYFVHHRNNLEITAVIKEAYRLMEATPLDIHPQRMLEDFIPLTKGQYPIFNKYPKFIVDYQAQERERIRQDEMEYLKERQLAHESEAKAEEQKAEDEAWYQKQKLLREAEEQRRKMLLEEEEKLAEQRQRLTAIKRDLKVKELQLLDASRRRFLNYQQDQLQMELKRLDDEIARKASMREQETAAAVQEVEVRRMELESQRQLFEQHLIKDQEAVTKEMKEKVDAHQRKVDLEDHCVQRLMEIDREENQKAQTVAEGNVAKAEQKRIDTDWRLRVLQRLRRDDQDREKVYEELVKLLHDNRVREAELLKAMRETEEKKWEDIIQKEAQLEEEQKAAAAADEHRKQFLDDKINDALELSEKLEREDGYFERPCDLKARRTERGVEVQQVLRSGNICLNDLSAFVQSPHMSLRELARQERELMAEVRQLRQRLISQAKSRHPPAHFPATTWTP, encoded by the exons gttttttttcttccattgaGTAACACCATTCTCAGCTGTTTCAAAGATAATTCTGTTTTTGCATGGGAATTTGATACTCTTCACTGTAAATACCAGTTGCCATCTCCTGTAGAAGGTTCTCTATTACTTTATAAGGTGTTTGCAGTTACCAG AGATGGCCGGACCTTTGTAGCTGGTGGAAAATCAAATCGTCTTCACTTATGGTGTTTGGAATCAAAGCGGTTGATAAAAATAATCCAGATGCCTGAGAAAGTGCGAGCTGTCCGTCACCTGGAATTCCTCCCTGACAGTTTTGATGGGGGCTCCAATCAG GTCCTTGGAGTGTTAAGTCAAGATAATATTATGAGGTTTATCAATATAGAAACATGCAAACTCCTTTTTGATATTGGGAGTCCTGAAGAAGGAATTAGTACAGCAGCAATTAGTCCCAATGGACGGTATATTGCATCAGTAATGGAAAATGGAAGCCTTAACTTATACAGTGTCCAAGCTTTGACTCAAGAAGGAAATAAG CCTCCACCATCCATGTTCAAAGTTGTACAAGATGGGTCCAAGTCCACATCAGAGACAAATAAACTGATAATGAAAGTAACTCCAGGAAGGTCAGAGGGGTCTTGGAAATCTAGAGGAAGCAAAATTCAAACCAGATTGCTAAAACTGCAAGGAAATGCATCCCTTGAAAATAAAGAG AATGAGTTGCCGGGTGGATTAAACAAGAAGCGTCTGCGGGCCTTATTGAAAGGATTTGGAGAATATCCAGCTAAGtacag GATGTTTGTTTGGCGTTCCTTATTACAACTTCCTGAAAACCACCCGGCATTCAGTAGCTTAATAGATAAGGGAACCCACAGTGCCTTTGTAAATATTCACAATAAGTACCCcatcaaaagcagaaaactgctgAGAGTTCTACAGag GACCTTATCAGCTCTAGCTCACTGGTCTGCTATTTTTGCTGAGACACCTTATATTCCTTTGCTGGCATTCCCATTTGTAAAATTATTCCAGAACAACCCACTGATCTGCTTTGAAGTTGTTGCAACAGTAGTAG ttaatttttgcCAGCACTGGTTTGAATATTTTCCCAATCCTCCAGTTAATGTCCTTAGTAtgatggaaaatgttttggcaCATCATGACAAAGAACTACTCcagcatttaataaaatacaatgtGACTTCACAG GTTTATGCTTGGCCTCTCCTAGAAACACTGTTATCGGAGGTTCTAACAAGAGAAGAATGGCTGAAAGTCTTTGACAATATCTTCTCCAACCATCCTTCATACTTTCTAATGATTGTTGTTGCCTATATTATATGTTCCAGAGCTCCTTTGCTTCAGTGTAATCAAGCAGCGGATTTTGAG TACTTCGTTCATCACCGTAACAACCTGGAGATCACAGCTGTGATTAAGGAAGCCTATCGTCTTATGGAGGCTACACCACTAGACATCCATCCACAGCGTATGCTTGAGGACTTTATACCACTTACAAAAGGACAGTACcctatatttaataaatatccCAAGTTCATTGTGGATTATCAAGCTCAGGAACGGGAGCGGATCAGACAGGATGAAATGGAATACTTAAAAGAGAG ACAATTAGCACATGAATCAGAAGCCaaagcagaggaacagaaagcagaagatgaAGCCTGGtatcaaaagcagaaattacttcgagaagctgaagaacagaggcggaaaatgctgctggaagaagaagagaagtTGGCAGAACAGAGGCAGAG ACTCACTGCTATTAAAAGAGATCTGAAAGTAAAGGAACTACAACTTCTAGATGCTTCAAGAAGGCGTTTTCTGAACTACCAGCAAGATCAGCTTCAAATGGAACTGAAACGTCTTGATGATGAAATTGCAAGAAAG GCATCCATGAGAGAGCaggaaacagctgctgctgttcaggaagTAGAAGTACGAAGGATGGAACTTGAATCACAAAGACAGCTTTTTGAGCAG CATCTAATCAAAGATCAAGAGGCAGTTAcgaaggaaatgaaagaaaaggtgGATGCCCATCAAAGAAAGGTGGATCTGGAAGATCACTGTGTTCAGAGATTGATGGAAATAGAtagagaagaaaaccagaaagctCAGACA GTGGCTGAAGGAAACGTAGCCAAAGCCGAGCAGAAGCGCATTGACACCGACTGGAGGCTGCGGGTGCTGCAGAGGCTGAGGCGCGACGACCAGGACCGGGAGAAGGTCTACGAGGAGCTAGTCAAGCTCCTGCATGACAACAGGGTGAGAGAAGCTGAACTGCTGAAGGCCATGagggagacagaagaaaaaaag TGGGAAGACATTATACAGAAAGAAGCTCAACTagaggaagagcagaaggcagctgctgcagcagatgaGCACAGAAAGCAGTTCTTAGATGACAAAATTAATGATGCATTAGAATTGTCtgaaaagctggaaagggaagaTGGTTATTTTG AGAGACCGTGTGATTTAAAGGCCAGACGTACAGAGAGAGGAGTAGAAGTCCAGCAGGTGCTGAGGTCTGGAAACATCTGTCTGAATGATTTATCTGCATTTGTGCAATCACCACACA TGTCTTTACGAGAACTGGCACGCCAGGAGCGGGAGCTGATGGCAGAAGTCCGGCAGCTCAGACAAAGGCTGATCTCACAGGCTAAAAGTAGACACCCTCCAGCTCATTTCCCAGCTACAACGTGGACACCGTGA
- the TBC1D31 gene encoding TBC1 domain family member 31 isoform X4 — protein MFISLWVYRRDGRTFVAGGKSNRLHLWCLESKRLIKIIQMPEKVRAVRHLEFLPDSFDGGSNQVLGVLSQDNIMRFINIETCKLLFDIGSPEEGISTAAISPNGRYIASVMENGSLNLYSVQALTQEGNKPPPSMFKVVQDGSKSTSETNKLIMKVTPGRSEGSWKSRGSKIQTRLLKLQGNASLENKENELPGGLNKKRLRALLKGFGEYPAKYRMFVWRSLLQLPENHPAFSSLIDKGTHSAFVNIHNKYPIKSRKLLRVLQRTLSALAHWSAIFAETPYIPLLAFPFVKLFQNNPLICFEVVATVVVNFCQHWFEYFPNPPVNVLSMMENVLAHHDKELLQHLIKYNVTSQVYAWPLLETLLSEVLTREEWLKVFDNIFSNHPSYFLMIVVAYIICSRAPLLQCNQAADFEYFVHHRNNLEITAVIKEAYRLMEATPLDIHPQRMLEDFIPLTKGQYPIFNKYPKFIVDYQAQERERIRQDEMEYLKERQLAHESEAKAEEQKAEDEAWYQKQKLLREAEEQRRKMLLEEEEKLAEQRQRLTAIKRDLKVKELQLLDASRRRFLNYQQDQLQMELKRLDDEIARKASMREQETAAAVQEVEVRRMELESQRQLFEQHLIKDQEAVTKEMKEKVDAHQRKVDLEDHCVQRLMEIDREENQKAQTVAEGNVAKAEQKRIDTDWRLRVLQRLRRDDQDREKVYEELVKLLHDNRVREAELLKAMRETEEKKWEDIIQKEAQLEEEQKAAAAADEHRKQFLDDKINDALELSEKLEREDGYFERPCDLKARRTERGVEVQQVLRSGNICLNDLSAFVQSPHMSLRELARQERELMAEVRQLRQRLISQAKSRHPPAHFPATTWTP, from the exons AGATGGCCGGACCTTTGTAGCTGGTGGAAAATCAAATCGTCTTCACTTATGGTGTTTGGAATCAAAGCGGTTGATAAAAATAATCCAGATGCCTGAGAAAGTGCGAGCTGTCCGTCACCTGGAATTCCTCCCTGACAGTTTTGATGGGGGCTCCAATCAG GTCCTTGGAGTGTTAAGTCAAGATAATATTATGAGGTTTATCAATATAGAAACATGCAAACTCCTTTTTGATATTGGGAGTCCTGAAGAAGGAATTAGTACAGCAGCAATTAGTCCCAATGGACGGTATATTGCATCAGTAATGGAAAATGGAAGCCTTAACTTATACAGTGTCCAAGCTTTGACTCAAGAAGGAAATAAG CCTCCACCATCCATGTTCAAAGTTGTACAAGATGGGTCCAAGTCCACATCAGAGACAAATAAACTGATAATGAAAGTAACTCCAGGAAGGTCAGAGGGGTCTTGGAAATCTAGAGGAAGCAAAATTCAAACCAGATTGCTAAAACTGCAAGGAAATGCATCCCTTGAAAATAAAGAG AATGAGTTGCCGGGTGGATTAAACAAGAAGCGTCTGCGGGCCTTATTGAAAGGATTTGGAGAATATCCAGCTAAGtacag GATGTTTGTTTGGCGTTCCTTATTACAACTTCCTGAAAACCACCCGGCATTCAGTAGCTTAATAGATAAGGGAACCCACAGTGCCTTTGTAAATATTCACAATAAGTACCCcatcaaaagcagaaaactgctgAGAGTTCTACAGag GACCTTATCAGCTCTAGCTCACTGGTCTGCTATTTTTGCTGAGACACCTTATATTCCTTTGCTGGCATTCCCATTTGTAAAATTATTCCAGAACAACCCACTGATCTGCTTTGAAGTTGTTGCAACAGTAGTAG ttaatttttgcCAGCACTGGTTTGAATATTTTCCCAATCCTCCAGTTAATGTCCTTAGTAtgatggaaaatgttttggcaCATCATGACAAAGAACTACTCcagcatttaataaaatacaatgtGACTTCACAG GTTTATGCTTGGCCTCTCCTAGAAACACTGTTATCGGAGGTTCTAACAAGAGAAGAATGGCTGAAAGTCTTTGACAATATCTTCTCCAACCATCCTTCATACTTTCTAATGATTGTTGTTGCCTATATTATATGTTCCAGAGCTCCTTTGCTTCAGTGTAATCAAGCAGCGGATTTTGAG TACTTCGTTCATCACCGTAACAACCTGGAGATCACAGCTGTGATTAAGGAAGCCTATCGTCTTATGGAGGCTACACCACTAGACATCCATCCACAGCGTATGCTTGAGGACTTTATACCACTTACAAAAGGACAGTACcctatatttaataaatatccCAAGTTCATTGTGGATTATCAAGCTCAGGAACGGGAGCGGATCAGACAGGATGAAATGGAATACTTAAAAGAGAG ACAATTAGCACATGAATCAGAAGCCaaagcagaggaacagaaagcagaagatgaAGCCTGGtatcaaaagcagaaattacttcgagaagctgaagaacagaggcggaaaatgctgctggaagaagaagagaagtTGGCAGAACAGAGGCAGAG ACTCACTGCTATTAAAAGAGATCTGAAAGTAAAGGAACTACAACTTCTAGATGCTTCAAGAAGGCGTTTTCTGAACTACCAGCAAGATCAGCTTCAAATGGAACTGAAACGTCTTGATGATGAAATTGCAAGAAAG GCATCCATGAGAGAGCaggaaacagctgctgctgttcaggaagTAGAAGTACGAAGGATGGAACTTGAATCACAAAGACAGCTTTTTGAGCAG CATCTAATCAAAGATCAAGAGGCAGTTAcgaaggaaatgaaagaaaaggtgGATGCCCATCAAAGAAAGGTGGATCTGGAAGATCACTGTGTTCAGAGATTGATGGAAATAGAtagagaagaaaaccagaaagctCAGACA GTGGCTGAAGGAAACGTAGCCAAAGCCGAGCAGAAGCGCATTGACACCGACTGGAGGCTGCGGGTGCTGCAGAGGCTGAGGCGCGACGACCAGGACCGGGAGAAGGTCTACGAGGAGCTAGTCAAGCTCCTGCATGACAACAGGGTGAGAGAAGCTGAACTGCTGAAGGCCATGagggagacagaagaaaaaaag TGGGAAGACATTATACAGAAAGAAGCTCAACTagaggaagagcagaaggcagctgctgcagcagatgaGCACAGAAAGCAGTTCTTAGATGACAAAATTAATGATGCATTAGAATTGTCtgaaaagctggaaagggaagaTGGTTATTTTG AGAGACCGTGTGATTTAAAGGCCAGACGTACAGAGAGAGGAGTAGAAGTCCAGCAGGTGCTGAGGTCTGGAAACATCTGTCTGAATGATTTATCTGCATTTGTGCAATCACCACACA TGTCTTTACGAGAACTGGCACGCCAGGAGCGGGAGCTGATGGCAGAAGTCCGGCAGCTCAGACAAAGGCTGATCTCACAGGCTAAAAGTAGACACCCTCCAGCTCATTTCCCAGCTACAACGTGGACACCGTGA